One genomic window of Trichosurus vulpecula isolate mTriVul1 chromosome X, mTriVul1.pri, whole genome shotgun sequence includes the following:
- the LOC118832957 gene encoding E3 ubiquitin-protein ligase DTX3L-like produces the protein MATSSLAHSPLYRVLVRVSESYPRMERKLQKYFQNPWRSGGGKCKVKIGPREGTFWVEFYKRQAKEGVIAKKDHSVAVTDTAHVDVFIEANEDPGENTTLEVNQLSSQTQSLPKGSPGEKNPDAGGTARSSNSIIQKIFLYVEAQLNFKLSEEQREKIINLCPNLRIEGGHDGPEKVIGDYEDIEKTYQFLSDSILKNNKKVAISNSATAKKIEQVMPKDCNSPTLPSNPKDRTEEESDLISVPSHLFEYFKYFFPETLDRIESEYQVRIKSTVSYPMGNVCLDFETSKSRDRKAAQETFIRAFQREIQNVTRQDIHFTDNKLAHDVQKTLTEMFKGLRIKAEGKVLILWGNPQEIIGAQHFIEANFSRKQPLEAMASQNMMKNGIEVDTAPLRLLCQEFREIETKYDTVMELVNNPQTRKTLIFFKPKDKGLDLSAHAYEDFIDIFQMLLPQIVKEVVMLKPLNQERKYWPERAFFEDFERKHPYINLEWNEQELILTGLARYLVEAVKYVKRYFGIEAPAPQPRQGPPPSLANWNRDSRSPLDRIGADFNMALPPLKGLPNWWDLGKEEKEEEEEECVICMESIQNKEVLPKCKHEFCGPCIREAMKHKPVCPVCQTSYGIVKGNQPDGTMTTSYRTSSLPGYNSCGTIVIHYDMRGGIQTDDHPNPGKRYEGTRRVAYLPNNEEGRQVLLLLRRAFDQRLIFTVGQSRTSGVKDVITWNDIHHKTLQFGGPENFGYPDPSYLQRVKLELKAKGIE, from the coding sequence ATGGCTACTAGCAGCCTTGCCCACAGCCCGCTGTACCGGGTCCTGGTCCGGGTGTCTGAGAGCTACCCTAGAATGGAGAGGAAGTTACAAAAGTATTTCCAGAACCCATGGAGGTCCGGGGGAGGCAAGTGCAAGGTCAAAATTGGTCCCCGCGAAGGCACTTTCTGGGTAGAATTTTATAAAAGACAAGCCAAGGAAGGTGTGATAGCAAAGAAAGATCATTCTGTGGCAGTCACTGATACAGCTCATGTGGATGTCTTCATAGAAGCAAATGAAGACCCAGGAGAGAACACTACTTTGGAGGTAAACCAGCTTTCCTCTCAGACTCAGTCACTCCCAAAGGGATCTCCAGGTGAGAAGAACCCAGATGCAGGAGGTACTGCTAGGTCCTCTAATTCCATCATTCAAAAGATATTTCTCTATGTGGAGGCCCAGCTGAACTTCAAGCTTTCTGAAGAGCAAAGGGAGAAAATTATTAACCTCTGCCCAAATCTCAGAATAGAGGGAGGCCATGATGGACCTGAGAAAGTGATTGGTGACTACGAAGATATTGAAAAAACTTATCAGTTCTTAAGTGACAGCATCCTGAAAAATAACAAGAAAGTGGCCATTTCCAACTCAGCCACagcaaaaaaaattgagcaagttATGCCAAAAGACTGTAATAGTCCTACTCTTCCCTCAAACCCAAAAGACAGAACAGAAGAAGAGTCAGACCTTATCTCAGTTCCATCACATTTGTttgaatatttcaaatatttctttcCTGAAACTCTGGACAGAATAGAAAGTGAGTATCAGGTACGAATCAAAAGTACCGTGTCATATCCTATGGGCAATGTGTGCTTAGACTTCGAGACAAGTAAGTCAAGGGACAGAAAAGCAGCTCAAGAAACTTTTATCAGAGCATTTCAGAGGGAAATACAGAATGTGACCCGTCAGGatattcatttcacagataataaGCTGGCCCATGACGTCCAAAAAACACTGACTGAAATGTTTAAAGGCCTCCGTATTAAAGCTGAAGGAAAAGTCTTAATCCTCTGGGGAAACCCACAGGAAATCATAGGAGCTCAGCATTTCATTGAAGCAAACTTCTCCCGCAAACAACCTCTGGAAGCGATGGCCTCCCAAAACATGATGAAGAATGGAATTGAGGTTGATACTGCTCCCTTGCGTCTTCTGTgccaagaattcagagaaatagagacaaaatATGACACTGTAATGGAATTGGTGAACAATCCCCAAACTCGGAAAACCCTCATTTTCTTTAAACCAAAAGACAAAGGCTTAGACCTCTCTGCACATGCTTATGAagatttcattgatatctttCAGATGCTCTTACCTCAGATTGTCAAAGAGGTAGTGATGCTGAAACCATTAAACCAAGAGAGAAAGTATTGGCCTGAAAGGGCATTCTTTGAAGACTTTGAAAGAAAGCACCCCTATATAAACTTGGAGTGGAATGAACAAGAACTGATACTGACTGGTTTGGCCAGGTACCTTGTAGAAGCGGTGAAATATGTTAAGAGATATTTTGGTATTGAAGCTCCTGCTCCTCAGCCAAGACAAGGGCCACCTCCCTCTCTTGCGAATTGGAATAGAGACTCCAGGTCCCCCTTGGACAGAATTGGTGCTGATTTCAACATGGCTTTACCTCCCCTCAAGGGATTGCCTAACTGGTGGGActtaggaaaagaggagaaagaggaagaggaggaggaatgtgTCATCTGTATGGAAAGCATTCAAAACAAAGAAGTCCTCCCAAAGTGCAAGCATGAGTTCTGTGGCCCTTGTATCAGAGAAGCCATGAAACATAAGCCAGTGTGCCCTGTGTGCCAGACTTCCTATGGTATTGTGAAAGGGAATCAGCCAGATGGAACAATGACAACCTCTTACAGAACATCTTCACTTCCGGGTTATAATTCCTGTGGCACTATTGTGATTCATTATGACATGCGGGGAGGCATCCAGACAGATGATCATCCCAACCCAGGAAAACGCTATGAAGGAACAAGACGGGTGGCATACTTGCCAAATAATGAAGAAGGACGGCAGGTTTTGCTTCTCCTCCGAAGAGCTTTTGACCAAAGGCTGATTTTCACAGTAGGACAGTCTCGAACATCAGGAGTCAAGGATGTGATCACTTGGAATGATATTCACCACAAAACTCTCCAATTCGGCGGGCCAGAAAACTTTGGTTACCCTGATCCCAGCTATCTGCAGCGAGTCAAGCTGGagctgaaggcaaaaggaattgAGTAA